In the Bos taurus isolate L1 Dominette 01449 registration number 42190680 breed Hereford chromosome 21, ARS-UCD2.0, whole genome shotgun sequence genome, one interval contains:
- the SERPINA1 gene encoding alpha-1-antiproteinase precursor, with protein MALSITRGLLLLAALCCLAPISLAGVLQGHAVQETDDTSHQEAACHKIAPNLANFAFSIYHHLAHQSNTSNIFFSPVSIASAFAMLSLGAKGNTHTEILKGLGFNLTELAEAEIHKGFQHLLHTLNQPNHQLQLTTGNGLFINESAKLVDTFLEDVKNLYHSEAFSINFRDAEEAKKKINDYVEKGSHGKIVELVKVLDPNTVFALVNYISFKGKWEKPFEMKHTTERDFHVDEQTTVKVPMMNRLGMFDLHYCDKLASWVLLLDYVGNVTACFILPDLGKLQQLEDKLNNELLAKFLEKKYASSANLHLPKLSISETYDLKSVLGDVGITEVFSDRADLSGITKEQPLKVSKALHKAALTIDEKGTEAVGSTFLEAIPMSLPPDVEFNRPFLCILYDRNTKSPLFVGKVVNPTQA; from the exons ATGGCACTCTCCATCACGCGGGGCCTTCTGCTGCTGGCAGCCCTGTGCTGCCTGGCCCCCATCTCCCTGGCTGGAGTTCTCCAAGGACACGCTGTCCAAGAGACAGATGATACATCCCACCAGGAAGCAGCGTGCCACAAGATTGCCCCCAACCTGGCCAACTTTGCCTTCAGCATATACCACCATTTGGCTCATCAGTCCAACACCAGCAACATCTTCTTCTCCCCCGTGAGCATCGCTTCAGCCTTTGCGATGCTCTCCCTGGGAGCCAAGGGCAACACTCACACTGAGATCCTGAAGGGCCTGGGTTTCAACCTCACTGAGCTCGCAGAGGCTGAGATCCACAAAGGCTTTCAGCATCTTCTCCACACCCTGAACCAGCCAAACCACCAGCTGCAACTGACCACTGGCAATGGTCTGTTCATCAATGAGAGTGCAAAGCTAGTGGATACGTTTTTGGAGGATGTCAAGAACCTGTATCACTCCGAAGCCTTCTCCATCAACTTCAGGGATGCTGAGGAGGCCAAGAAGAAGATCAACGATTATGTAGAGAAGGGAAGCCATGGAAAAATTGTGGAGTTGGTAAAGGTTCTTGACCCAAACACAGTTTTTGCTCTGGTGAATTACATTTCCTTTAAAG GAAAATGGGAGAAGCCCTTCGAGATGAAGCACACCACAGAGAGGGACTTCCATGTGGACGAGCAAACCACTGTGAAGGTGCCCATGATGAACCGCCTGGGCATGTTTGACCTCCACTACTGCGACAAGCTCGCCAGCTGGGTGCTGCTGTTGGACTACGTGGGCAACGTCACCGCCTGCTTCATCCTGCCCGACCTGGGGAAACTGCAGCAGCTGGAGGACAAGCTCAACAACGAACTCCTCGCCAAGTTCCTGGAAAAGAAATATGCAAG TTCTGCCAATTTACATTTGCCCAAACTGTCCATTTCTGAAACGTACGATCTAAAAAGTGTCCTGGGCGATGTGGGCATCACCGAGGTCTTCAGCGATAGGGCTGACCTCTCAGGGATCACCAAGGAACAGCCTCTGAAGGTGTCCAAG GCTCTCCACAAGGCTGCACTGACCATCGATGAGAAAGGGACAGAAGCTGTCGGGTCCACGTTTCTGGAAGCCATCCCCATGTCCCTTCCCCCAGACGTCGAGTTCAACAGACCCTTCCTCTGCATCCTCTACGACAGAAACACCAAATCTCCCCTCTTCGTGGGAAAGGTGGTGAATCCCACCCAAGCCTAA